One genomic window of Cololabis saira isolate AMF1-May2022 chromosome 3, fColSai1.1, whole genome shotgun sequence includes the following:
- the mlf2 gene encoding myeloid leukemia factor 2 isoform X1, whose amino-acid sequence MFRFFNDGDDDLFMMDPFAAHRQQMRSMMGPFGMDPFALAPQMHPHRAPARRQATALAPFGMMGMGGGFMDMFGMMGEMMGNVERMSGSPNCQTFSSSTVISYSSTDNGAPKVYQQTSALRTGPGGIRETRQSMRDSESGLESLAIGHHIGERAHVVERSRNRRTGDREERQDFINLEETDAAAFDAEWRGEAGRYVPPNARRLEYGQDRHGGGQQLALPAPPSSSSPPGHRHESPRHRQPQTRPRYDWSPA is encoded by the exons ATGTTCCGCTTCTTCAACGACGGTGATGACGACCTCTTCATGAT GGATCCATTTGCAGCTCACAGGCAGCAGATGAGGAGTATGATGGGACCTTTTGGGATGGACCCATTTGCTTTAGCTCCCCAGATGCACCCACACCGAGCACCGGCACGTAGACAA GCTACTGCACTAGCTCCCTTTGGCATGATGGGAATG GGTGGAGGATTCATGGATATGTTTGGCATGATGGGAGAAATGATGGGAAATGTG GAAAGAATGTCTGGCTCGCCAAACTGTCAGACgttttcctcttcaacagtAATCTCTTATTCTTCTACGGACAATGGGGCTCCTAAAGTTTATCAGCAAACCAGCGCACTAAGGACAGGCCCTGGAGGG ATCCGTGAGACCCGGCAGTCGATGAGGGACAGTGAGAGCGGTCTTGAGAGTCTTGCCATTGGCCACCACATTGGAGAGCGTGCACACGTTGTGGAGCGTTCACGAAACCGCCGTACTGGAGACCGCGAAGAGCGGCAGGATTTTATCAACCTTGAAGAAA CTGATGCAGCAGCATTTGACGCAGAGTGGAGGGGGGAAGCTGGCAGATACGTTCCCCCAAATGCCCGTCGGCTGGAGTACGGCCAAGATCGACATGGAGGAGGTCAACAGCTGGCTCTTCCAGCTCCTCCCAGCTCATCATCCCCACCAGGTCATCGACACGAGTCCCCCAGACACCGTCAGCCCCAAACCCGTCCACGTTACGACTG GTCTCCCGCCTAG
- the mlf2 gene encoding myeloid leukemia factor 2 isoform X3: MFRFFNDGDDDLFMMDPFAAHRQQMRSMMGPFGMDPFALAPQMHPHRAPATALAPFGMMGMGGGFMDMFGMMGEMMGNVERMSGSPNCQTFSSSTVISYSSTDNGAPKVYQQTSALRTGPGGIRETRQSMRDSESGLESLAIGHHIGERAHVVERSRNRRTGDREERQDFINLEETDAAAFDAEWRGEAGRYVPPNARRLEYGQDRHGGGQQLALPAPPSSSSPPGHRHESPRHRQPQTRPRYDWSPA; encoded by the exons ATGTTCCGCTTCTTCAACGACGGTGATGACGACCTCTTCATGAT GGATCCATTTGCAGCTCACAGGCAGCAGATGAGGAGTATGATGGGACCTTTTGGGATGGACCCATTTGCTTTAGCTCCCCAGATGCACCCACACCGAGCACCG GCTACTGCACTAGCTCCCTTTGGCATGATGGGAATG GGTGGAGGATTCATGGATATGTTTGGCATGATGGGAGAAATGATGGGAAATGTG GAAAGAATGTCTGGCTCGCCAAACTGTCAGACgttttcctcttcaacagtAATCTCTTATTCTTCTACGGACAATGGGGCTCCTAAAGTTTATCAGCAAACCAGCGCACTAAGGACAGGCCCTGGAGGG ATCCGTGAGACCCGGCAGTCGATGAGGGACAGTGAGAGCGGTCTTGAGAGTCTTGCCATTGGCCACCACATTGGAGAGCGTGCACACGTTGTGGAGCGTTCACGAAACCGCCGTACTGGAGACCGCGAAGAGCGGCAGGATTTTATCAACCTTGAAGAAA CTGATGCAGCAGCATTTGACGCAGAGTGGAGGGGGGAAGCTGGCAGATACGTTCCCCCAAATGCCCGTCGGCTGGAGTACGGCCAAGATCGACATGGAGGAGGTCAACAGCTGGCTCTTCCAGCTCCTCCCAGCTCATCATCCCCACCAGGTCATCGACACGAGTCCCCCAGACACCGTCAGCCCCAAACCCGTCCACGTTACGACTG GTCTCCCGCCTAG
- the mlf2 gene encoding myeloid leukemia factor 2 isoform X2, with translation MFRFFNDGDDDLFMMDPFAAHRQQMRSMMGPFGMDPFALAPQMHPHRAPARRQATALAPFGMMGMGGGFMDMFGMMGEMMGNVERMSGSPNCQTFSSSTVISYSSTDNGAPKVYQQTSALRTGPGGIRETRQSMRDSESGLESLAIGHHIGERAHVVERSRNRRTGDREERQDFINLEETDAAAFDAEWRGEAGRYVPPNARRLEYGQDRHGGGQQLALPAPPSSSSPPGHRHESPRHRQPQTRPRYDW, from the exons ATGTTCCGCTTCTTCAACGACGGTGATGACGACCTCTTCATGAT GGATCCATTTGCAGCTCACAGGCAGCAGATGAGGAGTATGATGGGACCTTTTGGGATGGACCCATTTGCTTTAGCTCCCCAGATGCACCCACACCGAGCACCGGCACGTAGACAA GCTACTGCACTAGCTCCCTTTGGCATGATGGGAATG GGTGGAGGATTCATGGATATGTTTGGCATGATGGGAGAAATGATGGGAAATGTG GAAAGAATGTCTGGCTCGCCAAACTGTCAGACgttttcctcttcaacagtAATCTCTTATTCTTCTACGGACAATGGGGCTCCTAAAGTTTATCAGCAAACCAGCGCACTAAGGACAGGCCCTGGAGGG ATCCGTGAGACCCGGCAGTCGATGAGGGACAGTGAGAGCGGTCTTGAGAGTCTTGCCATTGGCCACCACATTGGAGAGCGTGCACACGTTGTGGAGCGTTCACGAAACCGCCGTACTGGAGACCGCGAAGAGCGGCAGGATTTTATCAACCTTGAAGAAA CTGATGCAGCAGCATTTGACGCAGAGTGGAGGGGGGAAGCTGGCAGATACGTTCCCCCAAATGCCCGTCGGCTGGAGTACGGCCAAGATCGACATGGAGGAGGTCAACAGCTGGCTCTTCCAGCTCCTCCCAGCTCATCATCCCCACCAGGTCATCGACACGAGTCCCCCAGACACCGTCAGCCCCAAACCCGTCCACGTTACGACTGGTGA